Proteins from a single region of Aureibacter tunicatorum:
- a CDS encoding M23 family metallopeptidase has translation MGKRQTLSDWLNDRYNLVIRKEDNFEIMKKMSFSYGKLIVFGLLGAAFLFFAALFVSRTFLGVWFDPSYESLKNRQQLMMLSQAIDSLEYTIETKDRFIDNFQMLVSGEVPNEEFQDGNGDTLAIKAASLESSEKLKEVDRQFREEFDGKQITQMDNYEMGYSEMQELFFIKPVDGMVSSPFDQKIDHFGVDVVTKEHEAVKAVADGTVLLSGWTQEEGYVVMLQHKNNLVSVYKHNSEILVKQGQIVSAGDVIGIVGNSGDLTTGPHLHFELWFNGNPVNPRHFVSFN, from the coding sequence TTGGGAAAAAGGCAGACGCTATCGGATTGGCTTAATGATCGCTATAATCTGGTAATCAGGAAAGAGGATAATTTTGAGATAATGAAAAAAATGAGTTTTTCTTATGGGAAGCTTATAGTTTTCGGTCTGCTTGGAGCTGCGTTTTTGTTTTTTGCGGCACTGTTTGTTTCCAGGACCTTTTTGGGGGTATGGTTTGATCCATCATATGAAAGTCTTAAAAATAGACAACAGCTGATGATGTTGTCTCAGGCAATAGACTCTCTTGAATATACTATAGAAACCAAAGATCGATTTATTGATAATTTTCAGATGCTTGTGTCCGGAGAGGTTCCTAACGAAGAATTTCAGGATGGGAATGGTGACACATTGGCAATTAAAGCTGCAAGCTTGGAATCAAGTGAAAAGTTAAAAGAAGTAGATAGGCAGTTTAGGGAAGAGTTTGACGGCAAGCAAATCACTCAAATGGATAATTATGAAATGGGTTATTCTGAGATGCAGGAGTTGTTTTTCATCAAACCTGTGGATGGAATGGTATCTTCTCCCTTTGATCAGAAAATAGATCACTTTGGAGTAGATGTAGTAACCAAAGAGCATGAGGCAGTGAAAGCTGTCGCAGATGGGACTGTTTTGCTGTCAGGCTGGACTCAAGAAGAAGGATATGTGGTAATGCTTCAGCATAAGAATAATTTGGTGTCAGTCTACAAGCATAATTCTGAAATTTTGGTGAAACAAGGACAGATTGTTAGCGCGGGAGATGTCATTGGAATTGTTGGTAACTCTGGAGACCTTACCACAGGTCCGCATTTGCATTTTGAATTATGGTTCAATGGAAATCCTGTGAACCCTAGGCATTTCGTTTCATTCAATTGA
- the gldM gene encoding gliding motility protein GldM, with product MAGGKETPRQRLIGLMYLVLLALLALQVSSSVIDKFLFLSESLEKSAIETSTKNNGTKEGIAKAVEDSGNRADDVVVLEKAAAIRKATGEIIGKLDAYKDEIIEVTGGRDETGKPTGLTNEDQVANLMIVKGRGKELQSDLNAYTALLTKETEGVQNAPTLTNIALDAKDHPSFKDNKEQRNKDFSQLNFQATPMAAAIATISQFKTEVLSQETEALNALAQEVGAKQLKFDEILPMVNPEARVVAAGTKYKAKLFMAAFSSSIQPTMKVGGKSIPVTDGQGVVEFTAAGGGYNKDGLAKKAYKAEISLKLPGGRDTTYTKDIEYFVAKPVIQVQSAAIQALYLNCGNELNIQVPALGTQYNPSFTATGASTTKGAKKGLVTVIPTGKQVAITVSSAGNKIGTEKFNVRPVPKPDVEVRSKGKIVDSKRGFKKCPRQIQAVAISDATFKQFLPKDARYKVTEWEVTLTRNNKPKPGGRMRFTGTNADISKLAGMAKPGDMLFIDVKKVERMNFRNQREVVNMGRPIYVSVPIGG from the coding sequence ATGGCAGGAGGAAAAGAAACCCCACGGCAGAGGCTTATCGGGCTAATGTACCTTGTACTACTAGCGTTGTTAGCCCTACAGGTAAGTAGCTCTGTTATTGATAAATTTTTGTTCTTGAGTGAAAGCTTAGAAAAGTCAGCTATAGAAACAAGTACAAAAAATAATGGTACTAAGGAAGGTATCGCAAAAGCTGTAGAAGATTCTGGTAATCGTGCAGATGATGTAGTAGTTTTAGAAAAAGCAGCTGCGATTCGTAAAGCTACAGGAGAAATTATAGGAAAGCTTGATGCTTATAAAGACGAAATCATTGAAGTAACTGGTGGAAGAGATGAAACTGGAAAGCCGACTGGTTTGACTAATGAAGATCAGGTAGCTAACTTAATGATTGTAAAAGGTAGAGGTAAAGAATTACAAAGTGATCTTAATGCTTATACTGCGCTTTTAACTAAAGAGACTGAAGGTGTTCAAAATGCTCCGACTCTTACTAACATTGCTTTAGATGCTAAGGATCACCCTAGCTTTAAGGATAATAAAGAGCAAAGAAATAAAGACTTCTCTCAGTTGAACTTTCAAGCAACACCTATGGCTGCTGCTATAGCTACTATCTCACAGTTTAAAACTGAGGTTTTATCTCAGGAGACTGAAGCTTTGAATGCTTTAGCTCAAGAAGTAGGAGCGAAGCAATTAAAGTTTGATGAAATTTTACCAATGGTAAATCCTGAAGCTAGAGTAGTAGCTGCTGGAACGAAATATAAAGCAAAGCTATTTATGGCAGCTTTCTCATCGAGTATTCAGCCTACGATGAAAGTTGGAGGAAAGTCTATTCCTGTAACTGATGGTCAAGGTGTTGTAGAGTTTACTGCTGCTGGTGGTGGATATAACAAAGATGGTCTTGCTAAGAAAGCTTATAAAGCTGAAATTAGCTTGAAATTGCCAGGTGGTAGAGATACTACTTATACGAAGGACATTGAGTATTTTGTTGCTAAGCCAGTAATTCAAGTTCAGTCTGCTGCTATTCAAGCGCTTTACTTGAACTGTGGTAATGAGCTTAATATTCAAGTTCCTGCTTTGGGTACGCAATACAACCCTTCATTCACTGCGACTGGAGCTTCTACTACTAAAGGAGCTAAGAAAGGTTTGGTTACTGTTATTCCTACAGGTAAACAAGTTGCTATCACTGTAAGCAGTGCTGGAAACAAGATTGGTACTGAGAAATTCAACGTAAGACCAGTTCCTAAGCCGGATGTAGAAGTAAGATCAAAAGGTAAAATTGTTGACTCTAAGAGAGGATTCAAGAAGTGTCCTCGTCAGATCCAAGCTGTTGCTATCTCTGATGCTACTTTCAAGCAATTCTTGCCAAAAGATGCTAGATATAAAGTAACAGAGTGGGAAGTGACTTTGACTAGAAACAACAAGCCGAAGCCAGGTGGTAGAATGAGATTCACTGGAACTAACGCTGATATTTCTAAGCTTGCTGGTATGGCTAAGCCTGGTGATATGTTGTTCATCGACGTGAAGAAAGTAGAGAGAATGAACTTCCGTAACCAACGTGAAGTAGTAAATATGGGTAGACCAATTTACGTGTCTGTTCCGATAGGAGGATAA
- a CDS encoding AtpZ/AtpI family protein, with protein sequence MKDPKKKLRKAHNRYIAYAKYSALVFQMFGVILFTYWAGKKLDEYIFPEKRTIFTIIFILIGIVGVMIWLINSLNKENGRESKDK encoded by the coding sequence ATGAAGGATCCAAAAAAGAAATTGCGTAAAGCTCACAATCGATATATAGCATATGCGAAGTACTCCGCGCTTGTTTTTCAGATGTTTGGAGTGATTCTTTTTACTTATTGGGCTGGAAAGAAGCTGGATGAGTATATTTTTCCAGAAAAAAGAACTATTTTCACGATTATTTTCATATTGATAGGGATTGTCGGAGTGATGATCTGGTTGATAAATAGTTTAAATAAGGAAAATGGAAGAGAAAGCAAAGACAAGTAA
- the gldN gene encoding gliding motility protein GldN: protein MSLIKYAFTFVMSLMVLAPAMAQEETDTYNQNSVLPISKHDQLYRKRVWRRMDLKEKQNKPFFSKNNEITQFIIDAVLEGALPVYTSDSLNKRMPKEQFIKNISLPVFEDEDDEWASEGDDWGDSSEEEVTSNPYYFANSFSVLEIMEDVIFDRKRSRLYFDIQSVCMWLPARDKDPDDTPLDEPVGFFKYKDLESLFRSNPDDAIWYNRKNENYHLNLADAFLLRQFHARIIKVSNPDDLSLEEIYPTTKRALFASQEEEFKMMEMEHNLWEF, encoded by the coding sequence ATGAGTTTAATAAAATATGCATTCACTTTTGTTATGTCATTGATGGTGTTGGCACCAGCGATGGCACAAGAAGAGACTGATACTTATAATCAAAACTCAGTATTGCCGATCAGCAAACATGATCAGCTGTATAGAAAGAGAGTTTGGAGAAGAATGGATTTGAAAGAAAAGCAGAACAAGCCTTTCTTTTCAAAAAATAATGAAATCACTCAATTCATAATTGACGCTGTGTTGGAAGGTGCTTTGCCTGTATACACTAGTGATTCGTTGAACAAAAGAATGCCTAAAGAGCAGTTCATCAAGAATATCTCTTTGCCGGTATTTGAAGACGAAGATGATGAGTGGGCAAGCGAAGGTGATGATTGGGGTGATTCTTCTGAAGAAGAAGTTACTTCTAATCCATACTATTTCGCTAACTCGTTCTCAGTATTGGAAATTATGGAAGATGTGATCTTCGATCGCAAAAGATCTAGACTTTATTTTGATATCCAGTCTGTATGCATGTGGTTGCCAGCAAGAGATAAAGATCCGGATGATACTCCATTGGATGAGCCTGTAGGCTTCTTCAAGTACAAGGATCTTGAGTCATTGTTCAGATCTAACCCAGATGATGCTATCTGGTATAATAGAAAGAATGAAAACTATCATTTGAATCTTGCTGATGCGTTTTTATTAAGACAATTCCACGCTAGAATCATAAAGGTATCAAATCCTGATGATTTGTCGCTTGAAGAAATTTATCCTACTACGAAGAGAGCTCTTTTCGCAAGTCAGGAAGAGGAATTCAAGATGATGGAAATGGAACACAACCTTTGGGAATTTTAA
- a CDS encoding penicillin-binding protein 1A, translating to MKETIDKKTKAKSKIPFYKKFILISWCIFLLGIASVYGIFWMIRHDVNGWFGGLPTYEQLENPKSDLASELYSSDGVLLGKYFRVHRSQVGYDEISPNIKNALIATEDNVFFEHAGISLRALYRVLWYSAILRQDAGGGSTISQQLAKNLFQTRDDLEGSLAEIDWRIGLVIAKLKEWVVAVQLETSYTKEEIMAMYLNTVFFGSNSYGIEVASQTFFNKPQNLLTVEEAALLVGLVQRPSGYNPNRYPKAAKTRRNTVLNQMEKYGYLAEAKCDSLKELPIKLDYKVKNHNYGLATYFRSVIRDELMKWTKDNNYDLWEDGLKIYTTIDSRMQEYAEQAVEEHMKALQTKFDTQSKGRTPWIDDKGKPIPNFIESEIKRTQTYRDLKRSFDGDSVKIWQALKKPKDMTVFSWNGDIDTTMSSLDSLKYYKKFLHTGFMAMDPHNGEVKAWVGGINHKYFKYDHVKYGKRQPGSTFKPIVYAAAIDNGYSPCYEVVDAPVTFPMPNQDPPTWTPQNSNSKFSGEVMTLRQAMARSINSITAFVMSKIGPQTVVNYAKRLGISSPLEPVPSLCLGVSDVSIYELIGAYSTFVNRGVYTQPRFITKIEDKNGTVLQEFPAITKEALNEETAYMMLYMLRGTTEEIGGTGQGVGWELKRDNELGGKTGTTQNASDGWFMGVTKDLVAGAWTGGENRSVHFRSWVDGQGARTAMPIWKIFMTKVYADKELDVEKGAFPRPRKLSKEIDCNIFQMQNMVNDSTLMNDSTMLLYEPVEEVDLDDIQ from the coding sequence ATGAAAGAAACCATCGATAAAAAAACGAAAGCGAAAAGCAAAATTCCTTTTTATAAAAAATTCATTCTAATCTCATGGTGTATTTTTTTACTGGGAATAGCCTCTGTATATGGCATTTTTTGGATGATCCGACATGATGTGAATGGCTGGTTTGGCGGTTTGCCCACGTACGAGCAACTTGAAAACCCTAAAAGCGACTTAGCTTCAGAGCTTTATTCATCCGATGGAGTATTATTAGGGAAATACTTCAGAGTGCATAGAAGCCAAGTTGGGTATGACGAAATCTCTCCAAATATCAAAAATGCATTGATTGCTACCGAGGATAATGTATTCTTTGAACATGCTGGAATATCTTTAAGAGCATTGTATAGAGTACTATGGTATTCAGCTATACTAAGACAAGATGCAGGAGGAGGAAGTACCATTTCTCAACAGTTAGCTAAAAATCTATTTCAAACAAGAGATGACTTAGAAGGTAGTCTTGCTGAAATAGATTGGAGAATCGGACTTGTTATCGCCAAATTAAAAGAATGGGTTGTTGCCGTACAACTTGAAACTAGTTATACTAAAGAAGAAATCATGGCGATGTATCTTAATACTGTCTTTTTTGGAAGCAATTCCTACGGTATTGAAGTTGCATCTCAAACCTTTTTCAATAAACCTCAAAACTTGTTGACAGTAGAAGAAGCTGCGTTATTAGTAGGTCTTGTTCAAAGACCTAGTGGATACAATCCTAACAGATATCCTAAAGCTGCAAAAACAAGAAGAAATACGGTACTTAATCAAATGGAAAAATATGGCTATTTGGCTGAGGCAAAATGTGATTCTTTGAAGGAGCTACCTATAAAACTTGACTATAAAGTCAAGAACCATAATTATGGCTTAGCCACTTATTTTAGATCAGTAATTAGAGATGAGCTGATGAAATGGACTAAAGACAATAATTATGACCTTTGGGAAGATGGCTTGAAAATATACACTACTATTGATAGTCGTATGCAAGAATATGCCGAACAGGCTGTTGAAGAGCATATGAAAGCATTGCAAACGAAATTTGACACGCAAAGCAAAGGAAGGACTCCATGGATAGATGACAAAGGCAAGCCAATTCCAAACTTCATCGAGTCTGAAATCAAAAGAACGCAAACCTACAGAGATCTAAAACGATCGTTTGATGGCGACTCGGTAAAAATTTGGCAAGCACTTAAAAAACCAAAGGACATGACTGTATTTTCATGGAATGGAGATATTGATACAACTATGAGTTCTTTGGACTCACTTAAATATTATAAAAAGTTCCTTCATACTGGGTTTATGGCAATGGATCCGCATAATGGAGAGGTAAAAGCTTGGGTAGGTGGCATCAACCACAAATACTTCAAGTACGATCATGTGAAATACGGAAAAAGACAACCTGGATCGACCTTCAAGCCAATCGTATATGCCGCTGCTATCGACAATGGCTACTCTCCATGCTATGAAGTAGTGGATGCTCCTGTAACATTCCCTATGCCTAATCAAGATCCACCCACTTGGACGCCTCAAAACTCCAACAGCAAATTCTCTGGAGAAGTGATGACACTAAGACAAGCGATGGCAAGATCGATCAACTCTATCACTGCTTTTGTCATGAGCAAAATCGGTCCTCAAACTGTTGTTAACTATGCCAAAAGACTAGGAATTTCCAGTCCGCTAGAACCTGTACCTTCGCTTTGTCTGGGCGTTAGCGATGTTTCTATCTACGAACTCATAGGCGCTTACTCTACATTTGTCAACCGAGGAGTTTACACTCAACCAAGGTTCATCACAAAGATCGAAGATAAAAATGGTACAGTGCTTCAAGAGTTTCCAGCCATTACCAAAGAAGCTCTTAATGAAGAAACAGCTTATATGATGTTGTATATGCTTCGTGGAACGACTGAAGAAATAGGTGGAACGGGTCAAGGCGTTGGTTGGGAACTAAAAAGAGACAACGAACTAGGAGGCAAGACAGGTACTACTCAAAACGCGTCCGATGGATGGTTCATGGGAGTAACTAAAGACTTGGTCGCTGGAGCTTGGACTGGTGGAGAAAATAGGTCTGTGCACTTTAGAAGTTGGGTTGACGGACAGGGAGCCCGAACAGCGATGCCTATATGGAAAATATTCATGACTAAAGTGTATGCTGACAAAGAGCTAGATGTGGAAAAAGGAGCTTTCCCTAGACCTCGTAAACTATCTAAAGAAATTGACTGCAATATTTTCCAAATGCAAAATATGGTAAATGATTCAACACTCATGAATGACTCAACAATGTTGCTTTACGAGCCTGTTGAAGAAGTTGATCTAGACGATATTCAATAA
- a CDS encoding polymer-forming cytoskeletal protein: MFTKKQEKIAAAEEIRDLANNIGRGTLLKGDIETEGNVRIEGKLVGNIKCQAKVVIGVAEAHVDGNILAKNGEIHGQVDGVIYIEEMLVLRTGAKVNGEIYAKKLVIEAGAEFNGKCQMGEISQPKSLKVHEGSKKEIA, from the coding sequence ATGTTCACAAAGAAACAAGAGAAAATAGCGGCAGCTGAGGAAATCAGGGATTTGGCCAATAATATAGGTAGAGGAACATTGCTTAAAGGAGATATCGAAACCGAAGGCAATGTAAGGATAGAAGGGAAGTTGGTAGGAAATATCAAATGCCAAGCGAAAGTCGTGATAGGTGTTGCCGAAGCGCATGTTGATGGAAATATTTTAGCCAAAAATGGCGAAATCCATGGTCAAGTTGACGGAGTAATCTATATCGAAGAGATGCTTGTGTTGAGGACGGGAGCTAAAGTGAATGGTGAGATTTATGCCAAGAAATTGGTGATAGAAGCCGGGGCGGAGTTCAATGGTAAATGCCAAATGGGAGAAATATCTCAACCGAAATCCCTTAAAGTTCATGAAGGATCCAAAAAAGAAATTGCGTAA
- the gldL gene encoding gliding motility protein GldL: MSKKKGGFVDHFYAKIAPIITGVGASVVILGALFKLMHWEGAGEMLIVGMGTEALIFLLFAFQPQHEEPDWSLVYPELDPESGAKAPARNNAAAGAGVAGQLDNMLTNSKVGPELIDSLGRGIQNLSTSVNKMSSLGDAFGATQAYTENVKKASGALAEITNISRDAMGHMAQASKSAAQSLDVASSGAKEYHQQIQSIAKNLGALNAVYEMELKDSNNHLKAMNNFYGNLTVAMENMATAARETQEFQGEMSKLTNNLSSLNNVYGSMLNAMRG, encoded by the coding sequence ATGAGTAAGAAAAAAGGAGGATTCGTAGATCATTTCTATGCTAAAATTGCGCCAATCATCACAGGTGTGGGTGCTTCAGTTGTAATTTTGGGAGCGCTTTTCAAGTTGATGCACTGGGAAGGAGCTGGAGAAATGCTTATCGTTGGTATGGGTACAGAAGCGTTGATCTTCTTACTATTTGCTTTCCAACCACAACACGAAGAGCCAGATTGGTCATTAGTATATCCTGAGTTGGATCCTGAAAGCGGTGCTAAAGCTCCTGCTAGAAACAATGCTGCAGCTGGTGCTGGCGTAGCTGGTCAGTTGGACAACATGTTGACTAACTCTAAAGTAGGTCCTGAATTGATCGATAGCCTTGGTAGAGGTATTCAAAACTTGTCTACTTCAGTAAATAAAATGTCTTCTTTGGGTGACGCGTTCGGTGCTACTCAAGCTTATACTGAGAATGTAAAGAAAGCTTCAGGTGCTTTGGCTGAAATCACTAACATCTCTAGAGATGCTATGGGACATATGGCGCAAGCTTCTAAGTCTGCTGCTCAGTCTTTGGATGTTGCTTCTTCTGGAGCTAAAGAATACCATCAGCAGATCCAGTCAATCGCTAAGAACTTGGGCGCATTGAATGCTGTATATGAAATGGAACTTAAGGATTCTAACAACCACTTGAAAGCTATGAACAACTTCTACGGAAACTTGACAGTTGCTATGGAGAATATGGCTACAGCGGCTAGAGAAACTCAAGAATTCCAAGGTGAAATGTCTAAGTTGACTAACAACTTGTCATCATTGAATAATGTTTACGGTAGCATGTTGAATGCTATGAGAGGATAA
- the uvrC gene encoding excinuclease ABC subunit UvrC: protein MDRTRYTREQINTLPNNPGIYQYYNSKDEIIYVGKAKNIKKRVQSYFLNKNNHNRKTLRMVSEISYLEIIIVNSELDALLLENNLIKSYQPKYNIQLKDDKSYPYILITNDPFPKVYPTRQVEKGKGHYFGPYSNVKAMNTILELFREIFHIRTCKLNLTERNIAQGKFEVCLEYHIGKCKAPCVGKINKEEYQKEIDQVIHILKGHIGPAKQFFKEAMLDAASKLEFEQAELYKQQLLSLEKFQAKTVITTTKLTDLEVFTIVSDEKYAYINFMSIIDGAIKYSKTIQAQYKLEESEEEILKLFIIEIQEEYKSECKEILSNINISEFGDYLITVPKIGDKKKLVELSVKNALFYKKERLNQKAQSRQDDNRILKTAAQDLRLTTLPRHIECFDNSNIQGTNPVASMVCFKNGKPSKKDYRHFNIKTVIGPNDFDSMTEIVQRRYSRLIRENIPLPDLIVIDGGKGQLNAAVKALKELNIYTKIPIIGIAKRLEELYYPEDSFPLMLSKKSETLKLIQQLRDEAHRFAITFHRDKRSKSAIQNEFDSIKGIGENTITALLKAFKSTKKVKEASFEEIKKVIGEHKATLITQHIKKGLE, encoded by the coding sequence ATGGATAGAACAAGATATACCAGAGAACAAATAAACACACTTCCAAACAACCCTGGAATTTATCAATACTACAACTCAAAAGACGAAATCATCTATGTAGGAAAGGCTAAGAATATAAAGAAAAGGGTTCAAAGCTATTTTTTGAATAAGAACAACCATAATCGAAAAACGCTTCGAATGGTAAGTGAAATTTCTTATCTAGAGATAATCATTGTAAACTCGGAGTTGGATGCATTGTTGCTCGAAAACAACCTAATCAAAAGCTATCAACCCAAATACAACATTCAATTAAAAGACGACAAATCATATCCATATATACTTATCACCAATGATCCATTTCCAAAAGTCTATCCTACAAGACAAGTGGAAAAGGGTAAAGGGCACTACTTTGGTCCATACTCGAATGTAAAAGCGATGAATACCATTCTAGAGCTTTTTCGAGAGATATTCCATATCAGAACATGCAAACTAAACCTAACCGAAAGAAACATAGCCCAAGGGAAATTTGAAGTTTGCTTGGAATATCACATTGGCAAATGCAAGGCTCCTTGTGTCGGTAAAATCAACAAAGAGGAATATCAAAAAGAAATTGATCAAGTTATTCACATTCTCAAAGGTCATATCGGCCCTGCAAAACAATTTTTCAAAGAAGCAATGCTTGATGCGGCTTCAAAGCTTGAATTTGAACAAGCAGAACTTTACAAACAGCAATTGCTATCATTGGAAAAATTCCAAGCAAAAACAGTTATCACAACTACCAAATTGACCGATCTGGAAGTTTTCACAATTGTATCTGACGAAAAGTACGCATACATCAACTTCATGAGCATCATAGATGGAGCGATCAAATACAGCAAAACTATCCAAGCCCAATACAAGCTTGAAGAAAGCGAGGAGGAGATTCTTAAGCTCTTTATCATTGAAATTCAAGAAGAATACAAAAGTGAATGCAAAGAAATCCTTAGCAATATCAATATTAGCGAATTTGGAGATTATTTAATCACTGTTCCAAAAATTGGAGATAAAAAGAAGCTTGTAGAACTGTCTGTAAAAAATGCCTTGTTCTATAAAAAAGAAAGACTTAATCAAAAAGCTCAATCAAGACAAGACGATAACAGAATTCTGAAAACGGCCGCTCAGGATTTAAGGCTTACGACATTGCCTAGACATATAGAGTGCTTTGACAACTCCAATATCCAAGGAACAAACCCTGTGGCCTCAATGGTTTGCTTCAAAAATGGGAAACCTTCTAAAAAGGATTACCGTCATTTCAATATTAAGACAGTCATAGGACCTAATGATTTTGATTCGATGACTGAAATTGTGCAACGACGATACTCGCGACTTATCAGAGAGAATATTCCTCTGCCAGATTTAATTGTCATTGATGGTGGAAAAGGTCAGCTAAATGCTGCAGTGAAAGCATTAAAAGAACTGAACATATATACAAAAATCCCAATCATAGGAATTGCCAAAAGACTTGAGGAACTATACTATCCAGAGGATTCTTTTCCTCTCATGCTAAGTAAAAAATCGGAAACCCTCAAGCTCATTCAACAGCTTAGAGATGAAGCTCATAGATTTGCCATTACATTCCATAGAGACAAGCGAAGCAAATCAGCTATACAAAATGAATTCGACTCTATTAAAGGCATTGGAGAAAACACCATTACCGCTTTATTGAAAGCTTTCAAGTCAACTAAAAAGGTCAAAGAAGCCTCATTTGAGGAAATTAAAAAGGTCATAGGCGAGCATAAGGCCACGCTTATTACACAACATATAAAAAAAGGGCTCGAATAA
- the atpE gene encoding ATP synthase F0 subunit C: protein MFNSLLLEAAGLPVLGAALGAGIVALGAGLGIGKIGSSAMEGIARQPEAGGKIQTAMIIAAALIEGVSLFGVLVCLIIATA from the coding sequence ATGTTTAACTCGTTATTATTAGAAGCAGCTGGATTGCCTGTTCTTGGTGCTGCATTAGGTGCTGGTATAGTTGCGTTAGGCGCTGGACTTGGTATTGGTAAAATCGGTTCTTCTGCTATGGAAGGAATCGCTAGACAGCCAGAAGCAGGTGGTAAAATCCAAACTGCAATGATTATTGCTGCTGCCTTGATCGAGGGTGTGTCGCTTTTCGGCGTGCTTGTATGTTTGATCATCGCTACTGCATAG
- the atpB gene encoding F0F1 ATP synthase subunit A yields MSTNALIQKLKTAVLALILMVTSFGSAFASSGNEDEKFNAGEMALHHVMDAYEWHLYDSDHYGTFYLPIILYSNTRGLLTFSSSNFYDHHELVEYNGLKLDSHGHIASLDPNEEIFDFSITKNVASALFSVVLLVLIFTSAAKGYKKNEGKAPSGVQSFVEPLILFVRDDIAKTIIGHKYEKFVPYLLTLFFFIFINNLLGLMPGAANVTGNIAVTLVLAVFTLIVTNINGNKNYWQHIFATPGVPFWLLPIMIPIELIGIFTKPFALMVRLFANITAGHIVILSIIGLTFLFKSIFIAPASVVLGTAMMFLELMVAFIQAYVFTLLSSIYISSAVEDHH; encoded by the coding sequence ATGAGTACTAACGCTCTGATTCAGAAGCTTAAAACCGCAGTTTTGGCTCTGATTCTAATGGTAACGTCGTTTGGATCTGCATTTGCGAGCAGTGGTAATGAAGACGAGAAGTTTAATGCAGGAGAGATGGCTCTTCACCACGTTATGGATGCTTATGAGTGGCACCTGTATGACAGCGACCACTACGGCACATTTTATTTGCCAATTATTCTCTATTCTAACACGAGAGGCTTGTTGACGTTTTCTTCGTCAAATTTCTACGACCACCACGAACTTGTTGAATACAATGGCTTGAAGCTTGATAGTCACGGGCACATTGCGTCATTGGATCCTAATGAAGAGATCTTTGACTTTTCGATCACTAAAAACGTAGCATCTGCGCTTTTTAGCGTGGTGTTATTGGTGTTGATTTTTACATCAGCGGCAAAAGGATACAAGAAGAACGAAGGAAAGGCTCCTTCAGGAGTTCAGTCATTTGTCGAGCCTTTGATCTTGTTTGTTAGAGACGATATCGCTAAGACTATCATTGGTCATAAGTATGAGAAGTTTGTTCCTTATTTGTTGACACTGTTCTTCTTCATATTTATCAATAACTTGTTAGGATTGATGCCAGGAGCCGCGAATGTTACTGGAAACATTGCTGTGACATTGGTGCTTGCTGTGTTTACATTGATTGTGACGAATATCAATGGCAATAAGAATTACTGGCAGCATATTTTCGCGACGCCGGGAGTGCCATTTTGGTTGTTGCCGATTATGATTCCTATCGAACTAATTGGTATATTCACGAAGCCGTTCGCATTGATGGTTCGTCTTTTTGCAAACATCACTGCAGGTCACATTGTAATCTTGAGTATCATTGGATTGACATTCTTGTTCAAGTCAATATTTATCGCTCCAGCTAGTGTGGTCTTGGGAACAGCGATGATGTTCTTGGAATTGATGGTTGCATTTATTCAGGCATATGTATTTACGTTGTTGTCATCGATTTACATAAGCTCTGCTGTTGAAGATCATCATTAA
- the atpF gene encoding F0F1 ATP synthase subunit B, translating to MELVTPGIGLIVWQTVIFLLTLIILGKFAWKPILKGLKAREESISDALSAAEKARKELVGLEAKNEELLKQAREEREKILADANAASKQLKEQAEADAKKLADKMVSDAQAAIEAEKNSALAEVKNQVAVFSVEIAEKLVRKELENEQAQKELVKEYVNDLKLN from the coding sequence ATGGAATTAGTAACGCCCGGTATTGGACTGATAGTTTGGCAAACGGTGATATTCCTTTTGACACTGATCATATTAGGAAAATTTGCTTGGAAGCCTATCCTGAAAGGATTGAAAGCCAGAGAGGAATCTATAAGTGACGCATTAAGCGCCGCTGAAAAAGCGCGTAAGGAGCTTGTAGGCTTGGAGGCTAAGAATGAGGAGTTGTTGAAGCAGGCTAGAGAGGAAAGAGAAAAGATTCTTGCCGACGCGAACGCTGCTTCAAAGCAGTTGAAAGAGCAAGCTGAGGCCGATGCCAAGAAATTGGCAGATAAAATGGTTTCTGACGCTCAAGCCGCAATTGAAGCTGAGAAAAATAGCGCATTGGCTGAAGTTAAGAACCAAGTAGCTGTATTTTCAGTGGAGATCGCTGAGAAGCTTGTCAGAAAAGAGCTTGAAAATGAGCAAGCACAAAAAGAGCTTGTGAAGGAATATGTAAACGATTTAAAACTTAACTAG